From the genome of Suricata suricatta isolate VVHF042 chromosome 3, meerkat_22Aug2017_6uvM2_HiC, whole genome shotgun sequence, one region includes:
- the RCSD1 gene encoding capZ-interacting protein isoform X5, with product MEERSAETSANVDDSAPPSVAQLAGRFREQAAAAKETPACKPTRRKPPCSLPLFPPKVELGQNGEEKSPPNVSHPPKFKVKSSPLIEKLQANLAFDPAALLPGASPKSPGLKAVVSPFQSPPSTPSSPGVRCQAGELEEVPVSFDQPPEGSHLPSYNKVRTRGSIKRRPPSRRFRRSQSDCGDLGGFRAPESSQENGAKEENGDEVFPAKSKAPGSPLPSEGPAGELGSQEKPPLRRTSSRTEKQEEKGRAPEEAQHHRKAVGASEEEAVPLAQASNPEAANGCRSPTGEKPAGAQTEKSAEVKEEKAENEEDEPRPRSQDTKELAEEAAGEAPPSPPGGVKGGHDFEQGKGEEKSEEGTVLEPGCSPIDEAPKTENDTPVQDTKM from the exons AGGAAAGATCGGCAGAGACCAGTGCCAATGTGGACGACTCGGCGCCCCCCTCGGTGGCCCAGTTGGCTGGGCGGTTTAGGGAGCAGGCAGCGGCTGCAAAGGAG aCACCAGCCTGTAAGCCAACAAGAAGGAAAccaccctgctccctccccctgttCCCCCCCAAGGTAGAGCTGGGCCAGAACGGTGAGGAG AAATCACCACCCAATGTAAGCCACCCTCCTAAATTCAAGGTGAAGAGTTCGCCTCTGATCGAAAAGCTTCAG GCCAACTTAGCTTTTGACCCAGCAGCCCTGCTGCCTGGCGCGTCCCCCAAGAGTCCTGGACTCAAGGCCGTGGTGTCGCCATTCCAGAGCCCGCCATCCACCCCCAGCAGCCCCGGTGTGCGGTGTCAGGCCGGCGAGCTGGAGGAGGTGCCGGTCAGCTTTGACCAGCCCCCGGAGGGCAGCCATCTGCCCAGCTACAATAAG GTGCGGACGAGGGGCTCAATAAAAAGGCGCCCCCCCTCCAGGCGATTCCGAAGGTCCCAGTCGGACTGTGGGGACCTGGGAGGCTTCAGGGCCCCCGAGTCTTCCCAGGAGAATGGTGCCAAGGAAGAGAATGGGGATGAAGTGTTCCCAGCCAAGAGCAAGGCCCCAGGATCCCCACTGCCCAGCGAGGGGCCGGCGGGGGAGCTGGGGTCCCAGGAGAAGCCTCCTCTGAGGAGGACGTCCAGCAGGActgagaagcaggaggagaagggcagggccCCGGAGGAAGCCCAGCATCACAGGAAGGCTGTGGGGGCCTCTGAAGAGGAGGCTGTTCCTCTAGCCCAGGCCTCCAACCCGGAGGCAGCCAATGGGTGCAGGAGCCCCACAGGGGAAAAGCCAGCCGGAGCACAGACAGAAAAGTCTGCAGAGGtgaaggaggagaaggcagaaaaTGAAGAGGATGAGCCCAGGCCGAGGAGCCAGGACACAAAGGAGCTGGCAGAGGAAGCTGCGGGGGAGGCCCCACCAAGCCCCCCTGGAGGAGTGAAGGGTGGCCACGACTTTGAACAGGGGAAGGGCGAGGAGAAGTCCGAGGAGGGGACCGTTCTGGAACCAGGCTGCAGCCCCATTGATGAGGCCCCCAAGACCGAG
- the RCSD1 gene encoding capZ-interacting protein isoform X2, translating into MFYSRSSLYDLPCGEDTRKERRHSHKAELPRERMPWFCAILAKTGWRSGSLEENQSTPRPRCPHIQTANVINMRKALASQKSPPNVSHPPKFKVKSSPLIEKLQANLAFDPAALLPGASPKSPGLKAVVSPFQSPPSTPSSPGVRCQAGELEEVPVSFDQPPEGSHLPSYNKVRTRGSIKRRPPSRRFRRSQSDCGDLGGFRAPESSQENGAKEENGDEVFPAKSKAPGSPLPSEGPAGELGSQEKPPLRRTSSRTEKQEEKGRAPEEAQHHRKAVGASEEEAVPLAQASNPEAANGCRSPTGEKPAGAQTEKSAEVKEEKAENEEDEPRPRSQDTKELAEEAAGEAPPSPPGGVKGGHDFEQGKGEEKSEEGTVLEPGCSPIDEAPKTENDTPVQDTKM; encoded by the exons ATGTTTTACTCCAGGTCCAGCTTATACGATCTTCCTTGTGGAGAAGACACCCGGAAAGAGAGGCGGCACTCACATAAGGCAGAATTGCCACGTGAGCGAATGCCATGGTTCTGCGCTATCCTTGCAAAGACTGGCTGGCGTTCTGGATCGTTGGAAGAAAATCAGAGCACACCAAGGCCTCGTTGCCCTCACATACAAACAGCCAATGTTATCAACATGAGGAAGGCTCTGGCGTCACAG AAATCACCACCCAATGTAAGCCACCCTCCTAAATTCAAGGTGAAGAGTTCGCCTCTGATCGAAAAGCTTCAG GCCAACTTAGCTTTTGACCCAGCAGCCCTGCTGCCTGGCGCGTCCCCCAAGAGTCCTGGACTCAAGGCCGTGGTGTCGCCATTCCAGAGCCCGCCATCCACCCCCAGCAGCCCCGGTGTGCGGTGTCAGGCCGGCGAGCTGGAGGAGGTGCCGGTCAGCTTTGACCAGCCCCCGGAGGGCAGCCATCTGCCCAGCTACAATAAG GTGCGGACGAGGGGCTCAATAAAAAGGCGCCCCCCCTCCAGGCGATTCCGAAGGTCCCAGTCGGACTGTGGGGACCTGGGAGGCTTCAGGGCCCCCGAGTCTTCCCAGGAGAATGGTGCCAAGGAAGAGAATGGGGATGAAGTGTTCCCAGCCAAGAGCAAGGCCCCAGGATCCCCACTGCCCAGCGAGGGGCCGGCGGGGGAGCTGGGGTCCCAGGAGAAGCCTCCTCTGAGGAGGACGTCCAGCAGGActgagaagcaggaggagaagggcagggccCCGGAGGAAGCCCAGCATCACAGGAAGGCTGTGGGGGCCTCTGAAGAGGAGGCTGTTCCTCTAGCCCAGGCCTCCAACCCGGAGGCAGCCAATGGGTGCAGGAGCCCCACAGGGGAAAAGCCAGCCGGAGCACAGACAGAAAAGTCTGCAGAGGtgaaggaggagaaggcagaaaaTGAAGAGGATGAGCCCAGGCCGAGGAGCCAGGACACAAAGGAGCTGGCAGAGGAAGCTGCGGGGGAGGCCCCACCAAGCCCCCCTGGAGGAGTGAAGGGTGGCCACGACTTTGAACAGGGGAAGGGCGAGGAGAAGTCCGAGGAGGGGACCGTTCTGGAACCAGGCTGCAGCCCCATTGATGAGGCCCCCAAGACCGAG
- the RCSD1 gene encoding capZ-interacting protein isoform X4 produces MEERSAETSANVDDSAPPSVAQLAGRFREQAAAAKETPACKPTRRKPPCSLPLFPPKVELGQNGEEKSPPNVSHPPKFKVKSSPLIEKLQANLAFDPAALLPGASPKSPGLKAVVSPFQSPPSTPSSPGVRCQAGELEEVPVSFDQPPEGSHLPSYNKVRTRGSIKRRPPSRRFRRSQSDCGDLGGFRAPESSQENGAKEENGDEVFPAKSKAPGSPLPSEGPAGELGSQEKPPLRRTSSRTEKQEEKGRAPEEAQHHRKAVGASEEEAVPLAQASNPEAANGCRSPTGEKPAGAQTEKSAEVKEEKAENEEDEPRPRSQDTKELAEEAAGEAPPSPPGGVKGGHDFEQGKGEEKSEEGTVLEPGCSPIDEAPKTENDTPVQDTKM; encoded by the exons GAAAGATCGGCAGAGACCAGTGCCAATGTGGACGACTCGGCGCCCCCCTCGGTGGCCCAGTTGGCTGGGCGGTTTAGGGAGCAGGCAGCGGCTGCAAAGGAG aCACCAGCCTGTAAGCCAACAAGAAGGAAAccaccctgctccctccccctgttCCCCCCCAAGGTAGAGCTGGGCCAGAACGGTGAGGAG AAATCACCACCCAATGTAAGCCACCCTCCTAAATTCAAGGTGAAGAGTTCGCCTCTGATCGAAAAGCTTCAG GCCAACTTAGCTTTTGACCCAGCAGCCCTGCTGCCTGGCGCGTCCCCCAAGAGTCCTGGACTCAAGGCCGTGGTGTCGCCATTCCAGAGCCCGCCATCCACCCCCAGCAGCCCCGGTGTGCGGTGTCAGGCCGGCGAGCTGGAGGAGGTGCCGGTCAGCTTTGACCAGCCCCCGGAGGGCAGCCATCTGCCCAGCTACAATAAG GTGCGGACGAGGGGCTCAATAAAAAGGCGCCCCCCCTCCAGGCGATTCCGAAGGTCCCAGTCGGACTGTGGGGACCTGGGAGGCTTCAGGGCCCCCGAGTCTTCCCAGGAGAATGGTGCCAAGGAAGAGAATGGGGATGAAGTGTTCCCAGCCAAGAGCAAGGCCCCAGGATCCCCACTGCCCAGCGAGGGGCCGGCGGGGGAGCTGGGGTCCCAGGAGAAGCCTCCTCTGAGGAGGACGTCCAGCAGGActgagaagcaggaggagaagggcagggccCCGGAGGAAGCCCAGCATCACAGGAAGGCTGTGGGGGCCTCTGAAGAGGAGGCTGTTCCTCTAGCCCAGGCCTCCAACCCGGAGGCAGCCAATGGGTGCAGGAGCCCCACAGGGGAAAAGCCAGCCGGAGCACAGACAGAAAAGTCTGCAGAGGtgaaggaggagaaggcagaaaaTGAAGAGGATGAGCCCAGGCCGAGGAGCCAGGACACAAAGGAGCTGGCAGAGGAAGCTGCGGGGGAGGCCCCACCAAGCCCCCCTGGAGGAGTGAAGGGTGGCCACGACTTTGAACAGGGGAAGGGCGAGGAGAAGTCCGAGGAGGGGACCGTTCTGGAACCAGGCTGCAGCCCCATTGATGAGGCCCCCAAGACCGAG